A window from Dunckerocampus dactyliophorus isolate RoL2022-P2 chromosome 15, RoL_Ddac_1.1, whole genome shotgun sequence encodes these proteins:
- the myf5 gene encoding myogenic factor 5 has product MDIFSPSQLYYDSACASSPDPLDFNAEMAGSEEDEHIRVPGGPHQPGHCLQWACKACKRKSSFVDRRRAATMRERRRLKKVNHAFEALRRCTSANPSQRLPKVEILRNAIQYIESLQELLHEQVENYYSLPGESGSEPGSPLSSCSDGTADSNSPVWQQISYSGSFPYANNESVLDKAAAAGASSLQCLSSIVDRLSTPELVPRAVSSPAGSDSQPCTPGSPGVGPVYHVL; this is encoded by the exons ATGGACATCTTCTCGCCATCACAGCTCTACTACGACAGCGCCTGTGCCTCCTCCCCGGACCCCCTGGACTTCAACGCTGAGATGGCCGGCTCGGAGGAGGACGAGCACATCCGCGTCCCCGGCGGCCCCCACCAGCCGGGCCACTGCCTCCAGTGGGCCTGCAAGGCCTGCAAGCGCAAGTCCAGCTTCGTGGACCGCCGGCGGGCCGCCACCATGCGGGAGCGGCGGCGCCTGAAGAAGGTCAACCACGCCTTTGAGGCCCTGCGCCGCTGCACCTCGGCCAACCCCAGCCAGCGCCTGCCCAAGGTGGAGATCCTGCGCAACGCCATCCAGTACATCGAGAGCCTGCAGGAGCTGCTGCACGAGCAGGTGGAGAACTACTACAGCCTGCCTGGGGAGAGCGGCTCGGAACCGGGGAGCCCGCTGTCCAGCTGCTCTGATGGCACG GCCGACAGCAACAGTCCAGTGTGGCAGCAGATCAGCTACAGCGGCAGCTTCCCCTACGCAAACAACG AGAGTGTGTTGGACAAGGCGGCGGCGGCCGGCGCGTCCAGCTTGCAGTGTCTCTCCAGCATCGTGGACCGTCTGTCCACGCCCGAGCTCGTCCCTCGGGCTGTGTCGTCGCCCGCTGGCTCCGACTCACAGCCCTGCACGCCAGGCAGCCCCGGCGTTGGGCCTGTGTATCACGTCCTGTGA
- the myf6 gene encoding myogenic factor 6 yields MMDLFETNAYLFNDLRYLEDADNGALHHLDMSGVSPLYNTDDSPMSPGRDRMASETGEDSSGEEHVLAPPGLRSHCEGQCLVWACKVCKRKSAPTDRRKAATLRERRRLKKINEAFDALKRKTVANPNQRLPKVEILRSAISYIERLQELLHSLDEQDEAHKAKELSVVGSGNQWKKSTEAWAAEHSSTALFNQIEGTSESSASCSLLRLSSIVDSISGETGGTGEDASEK; encoded by the exons ATGATGGACCTTTTCGAGACCAACGCTTATCTTTTCAACGACCTGCGCTACCTGGAGGACGCCGACAATGGAGCGCTGCACCACTTGGACATGTCGGGGGTGTCCCCGCTCTACAACACCGACGACAGCCCGATGTCTCCGGGCCGGGATCGCATGGCGTCCGAGACGGGCGAGGACAGCAGCGGCGAGGAGCACGTCCTGGCACCGCCGGGCCTGCGTTCCCACTGCGAGGGCCAGTGCCTTGTCTGGGCCTGCAAGGTGTGCAAGAGGAAGTCGGCGCCGACCGACCGCCGCAAGGCCGCCACACTGCGCGAGCGGCGGCGGCTGAAGAAGATCAACGAGGCCTTCGACGCGCTCAAGAGGAAGACGGTGGCCAACCCCAACCAGAGGCTGCCCAAGGTGGAGATCCTACGCAGCGCCATCAGCTACATCGAGAGGCTGCAGGAGCTGCTGCACAGTCTGGACGAGCAGGACGAGGCCCACAAGGCCAAAGAACTCAGT GTGGTTGGTTCCGGAAACCAGTGGAAAAAGTCCACAGAGGCATGGGCCGCTGAGCATTCCAGCACCGCACTGTTCAACCAAATTGAAG GGACCAGCGAGTCGTCAGCGTCCTGCAGCCTCCTGCGTCTGTCCTCCATCGTGGACAGCATCAGCGGCGAGACGGGCGGCACCGGTGAGGACGCCTCAGAAAAGTGA